CGTCGAAGGTCTCTTCGATACCGGCGATGCCGAGCGAGCGGCGAACCGCTGCACGCTGCTGCGCGGTGACGAAGTAAACGTCAACGTCCTTCTTGTTGACGACGAATTTGCCGCTGCCGGGGCGCAGGAAGACGCGAGCGATCGAGCTCTTGCGACGGCCGGTTCCGTAGTACTGAATCAGATCTGCCATGATGCTCCTATAAGCTGTGAAGCCAATCTCTTATGGGGACGAAAGTGTCCCGAACCCTGGCTGCAATTAGCCTTCGAGCGCAACCATCGCCTGAGACGCATTGCCCGTCTTCTTCGGCGCGTTGGAGGCGTGGAACTCGAGCGGCTGCGGCTGCTGGGCGAAGTGCGGGTGCTTGTCGCCCTTATAGACCTTGAGCTTGGTCGCCATCTGGCGTCCCAGCTTGCTCTTGGGCAACATTCCCTTGATCGCCTGCTCGACGATGGCCTCGGGACGACGCGCGAGCAGCTTGATGAAGCTCTCTTCGCGCAGACCGCCGGGGAAGCCGGTGTAGCGGCGATACATCTTCGAATCGCTCTTCAGGCCGGTCAGGACGATCTTCTCGGCGTTAATCACGATGACGTGATCGCCCATGTCGATGTACGGCGTGTAGAGCGGATTGAGCTTGCCCGAGAGGACCGAGGCGGCAGAGGTGGAAAGGCGGCCGAGCGTCTTGCCGGCGGCGTCGATCACGAACCACTTGCGCTGGATGTCTTTCCCGCTGGGGATCGTCGTGGTGTTGTTGAGATTGCTCATGGTGCGATGTACTCCTTGGTTCTGCTGTCTTCAGTTGGGCGCAGCGTGGTGCTTGAAGATGAGGCGCGATGTGGAACAAAACAAACGACGAGACAAGACCGTTCGCAGGAAAATTGTTGCCTGGCGGATGGTGTGCGAGCAGGAACTAACGTCCTGTGGCGACCTGACTGCCTGGATCGGCGCATTCGCACTGGTCTGGCGGGGCGATGGAGCTAACCGGCCGAACCTGCGGAGGCCTCACGAGCGACTGAACCGAGCCACATACTAGCAAGTAGACATGGAAAAGCACAGACGTGCAGACGCGAGACTGCGCGAGTTTCAAGGATATCCGTAGCGGAATCGAAAGTCAATAAGACCTCCTTTACCAAAAGCGCGAGTCCCCTTCTCTATATCTTCTTTTTTTGAAAAGGCCCTACAAAAGCCGATATCATCAGCACGCAGCCGCGTCCAAGGCTGACTGAGGAGAATTCCATTGCCGAACGGAAGCGCCCTGGAAGAGCAGCGAGATGCAGCACGCTCCGCACACTGGTTTCGCGATGCGGGTTCCACAAGACAGTTGATCGTCTGGCGGATCGTACTAGTCCTGATCTGCACTCACTTCGCACTCGACTACGATGCCCATCGCGACTACCTAAACCTGAGCACCTATATGCAAGGCCTGGCAAAGACCCCCTTTCAGTATCGGGTGTTGCCGATGTACATCCTGCGGATCTTTGCCAACCTCCCTGCCACCGCCCGCATCGCAACCCATTTACCGCCACTGCTCCACGATCCACGCCAGCTGGTACAGACGGGAATCGTCCTCTTCTCCATGCTGGGAGCCGTTCTGGCCACCTTCCACACATTAGTCTTACTGACCGCAGATCGCGAGTTCAGCCGCTGGTTCAGCCTGCTCGTCGTCTACATGGCCTACTTCAATCTGGCCCCAGGCTGGGGACTGGATTACACCCTCCCCTACGACACACCGAGCCTGTTTTTCTTCTGTCTGGGCGTCTATTTTGTGGTGAGTCAGCGAACATGGGCCTTTTACCTCCTGCTGCCCTTCGCCGCATTGAATCGCGAGACCTCCTGCTTTCTCACGCTCTTCTTCCTCATCTGGAGCTGGTGCAAGTCGAGCCGGCAACGGCCGACACAGCGCCAACTGGCGATCCTCTCAGCCCACGCCCTCGTGCAATTATTCATCTGGGGCGCGATCAAGGCCTGGCTCTCACATCGCTATGCTGCCAACCCGTCTGAAGGTGCCCTGGGCTCCTCGACCATACTCTTCCGGCTTCGTTACAACCTGCCGGAGCTGGCGAAACCGCAGCAGTGGCCCGTACTGCTCAGCACCTTCGGGTTTACCCTGCCCGCCCTCTGGGCCGGTCGGCATTGGATTAGAAACAAAGGAATTACCTGGACCTGCGCCATCCTGATTCCGGCTTGGTTTGCGGGCATGATGATGGTCGGCGTCATCACCGAGATTCGCATCTTCTCGGAGCTGACCGCCTTTATCGTTCCCGCGCTCGCACTCATCGTTCACAATCGCTTCCGGCCGGTCGAATCCATAGAACATTAGAGCCGAGCCCGTCCAGCTAGTGCTTCCGCTGAATGGTGCTCGGCTCCTGCCCGACCTTGGCCCGGAACGACAGCGGAACCGGCTTCGACGGGCGGCGTGGCGGAGTAGGCTCCGTCTCGTCGTTCAGTCGGTAGAGCACCAACTGGTTCCGGTCCGGATCGTCCATCGCGCTGAAGGTCGCCACCCGCTCCACCCGGTAGTACGGGGCCAGCGCCTCCATCTTGTCGTCGTCGATCTGGTTCCAGGCCGCGTACCAGCCCGGACGATACTGCCCCACGCGATTGACCAGCTCCAGAGTGCCGAAGTCGTCATTAATGCTGTGCAGCCCGGTCATCAGCGAGAGATTGGAACCCGAGATCGAGAGTACCAGAGGGCTATGCTGCGAATCGCGGCTGCGGTCCTCGGCGATGTACTGGTGCAACTGCCGAGCAGCCCGTACCAAAGTGTATTCGGGATGGCGCAGGTAGCCGAACATCTCCGCCGCATCCTGCACCCCGATCGCGCCGATCAGAATCGCCGCCCCAGCCAGAGCTACTCCCCGCAGCGAGGCTCCACGCGGGCTCAGACCGAGCCGCCCCAGCAGCCACAACTCCAGCATCACCGGCAGCAGCAGCGTCAGCGGAACCGCCACCACCAGGTAATAACGAGGCTGAAGATTGTTATGGTAGGCGAGAAACGCGGTGTACCCCGCAGCCCACAGCAGCAGCGCCGGAACCAGCGGATAATCCCGCAGCCGACGCCAGCGGATCGCTGCGACAGCCACCGCCAGCATCGCCGCCGGAAAGAAGATCTTCCCCATCCACATACCGTCGGCGAAGGTATCGTGCAGCACCGAGAGCGCGTTGGCTCGGCTGATCTGCGTGTAACCGTTGGCGCTGAAGAGGTAGCGATAGTCCAGCATGTAGTGGCCGTGCAGGATCAACCCCATCCACAGCAGCCACAGCGCCAGCGCCAGCCCGCAGACCGGCAGAGCCACGCGCACAAACCGCCGCGGCCGGTACTCCACCCCGGCAAAGACCAGCCAGAAGATCGACGGCAGCAGGAACAGCGCCGTGGTCTTGGTCAGGATCATCGCCGGAATCAGCACTCCCAGCCCGATGACGGGGAACAGCCGTGCAAGCCCTTCTCCAATCCTGCCTGCAAACAGCAGAGCCAGCAGCATCAGCAAGATCAGCAGCGGCTCCAGAATCGCCAGCCGGGTAAACACAAAGCAGAAGGGACTCACCGCCAGCAAAAAAACCGCAGTCGCCGGAGCCAGAGAGGTATTGCCCGGCCTCCATCGCCGCAGGAGCAGCCACGAGCACACCAAAATCCCCTCAAAAACCGTGACCGTAAGGGCGCGAGCCGCGATCAGCGAGACCCCTGTGAACTGAAAGAGTATCCCCTCAAGAAACGGCCACACCGGCAGCGCCGTCGCCGGGTTGAAATCTCCCGCGACGTACCAGTGCCCCCACTGGAAGTAGCGGATAGCAGCATCGCCATACCACCCCTCGTCGGTGTACTTCGACCAGTCCATCCAGGGCGAAAAGTTGGGGAAATCCGCCGCCAGATGAACATAGTGCAAGGCAAAAAAGACGGCCGCGAGGCAGAGCAACACAGCTTCGAGGAGACGCACGACTAAGTTGGAAGATGGCTTCTGCACAGTTTACAAATGGCTCGGACGATTGGGGTTTAACTCTCAATCGTACATGGCCGGCACTACAAAGCAACGCCATGCGGCGCAATACAGAACAGGTGCGGCAAGACACAAGCCCGGCACAGTCAATAAAAATTCAAAGCTCGGATAACACGGCTGTCGGGCGCGGCGGAGATGCCCGGAAGCAACCGAAGCCCACTCCCGCTTACAAGACCTGCGGCTTCGAGCCCCCTACAAGCGCTCTTTGCCTGCTTCTCGCAAGCGCCGCCTGCAGCCTCTGATTCTTCTGCGGACCAATCATCAGCACCCCCAGGAGAGGCATGATGTACGAGCAGAACAGAGCCCCGATCGTCAGTCCAACGCCAACATGGAACACAGAACCCAATGCACCGTTCAACATGCCCTCCGGAGCGAGATGCGCGAATACAGCAATCGCAAGAAGGCCCCAGGGAGAGGCTCGCGTGTCGCCGCAGAGTGAATCAAAGAACCAGAAAACAAAGATGAAGATGGCCGGCTCAAGCAAAAATACCCCCAGCCAGCCCCATACATGAAATGCCTGGCTTCCCGGGCTCAACGAGATGCCGGTAGTGAAATCGTTCCGGCCCAACATGCCAAGCTCATGCGCATACAAGTTGCCGAATCGGACATCAGGTTTATCCGGCCAGAGGAAGTGAGGAACAAGATTGGTAAATTCTGCCAGAAAGGGAAGGAATCCATAAGGATTAACCCCTTCTGAGCTGATCCTGATGAGCCCGTCGTCGATCTTCAGCATCTGCAGGCGCTCGAACAGGCCCTCGTCTTCGTCAAAATATCCCACCGCTCCTTTGGCTCGCGCGCTTGCCATCTCGATCAAATAGGCATCCCGAGTTCCCACCGGATCGCTCAAGACTGACCAGGAATCATGGATATTGGTGAGCAAGGTCTCAGTCGAGTACTCTCCCTCCTCGGGCCTCATGGCTCTTCCGAGCTGCGAGTAAGGCACCAGATAGTACATCATCAAAAAGATGGTGAGGGCCCACCCGAGAACCTGTCTGGAGCTAAACCGGTATCCCATGCTGACGGCCGCCACCAGATAGCAGAAGAATGGAAGAAATAGGCCCTGCTTGGTAAACGGCAAGAGCCCTACAAATATAAAAACCGTGACTCCGCCCATAAGAACAATGGCGTTGACGCTCCTCTTGCCACCGCTCCGCTTGATCTCGTAGATCACCCCGATCACGATGGCAAGCGCAGACCACTGGTTTAGTTGACTCAGGGCGCTAAGCGAATCGCCGGAATTATGCGGAAGGACCGTAAGGGCCAGGCAGATGGAAAAGCCCACGACCGCACAGCCGACCGCAGAGGCCTCCATGTTCTCCTCGGTAAGCATTGTCCCGAGCCACGGCTTTTTGGCAGTCAACTTCTTGCTCACAAGAACCGAAAGGGCCAGCGAGAACGACGTGCCAAGGTAGACCAGCGCGGTCAGGTTGGGCACCGTCAGATTGGAATCCGCCGCCTCTCCAAGAGCCGCCTTAGCAACCCAGGCAACAATAGCTGTCAGGGTTGAGTAAAAAAAGATATACCCCCCCGAGACACGGCTGAACCCACCGGCGATATTGAACCCCACGCCAGACAGGACAATAAAGCCAAATGCGCAGACGGAGAACAGTAGATCGGTCCCCTCAAGCTGCTGCACTACGATCAGCACTGCGGCGAAGGTCACCACATACTGGATGGGAATGCGTTCTGGAAAGGGGATCCGCATTTTGCTTCCGCTATTCTAGCGTGGATCCCCCGCCCCCGCCGACAATCTGCTTTCTCCTCTCTAGAATCGTCCCGGCCTGCCGATAAGAAAATCAGCTATTGGCGGCGATGGTGCCTCCGGACCGGATCGGCTTTGACCCAAGGCAGTCAAAGCAGCTACCCTTGCGGACAATGGGGTTTTAGCGACCAGTCTGGACGACGGACGGGGTCAGACCGATGCTGGCAATGCAAGCGGAGCGCATGGAACGATTCGGCGACGAACTGCGTGGCGAACGGGAACGGCGTGGCATGTCCATCGAGACCATCTGCGCAGTCACCAAGGTATCGCAGCGCCACCTCCAGGCGCTCGAAGCCAACCGCTTCGGTGAGCTTCCCGGCGGCGTCTTTCGCAAAGGCATCCTGCGCAGTTACCTCTCCACCCTTGGCCTCGACGCCGCCGGAGAATCCAACTGGATGAGCCGTTTCGACGACGCTCTGCGCTCTGCGGGCCTCGCCTCCGATCCCGAGGCCGACTGGACCGAGTTCGCCGTCAACGTCAAGCGCAACCGACAGCCCGCCGCCAGTGGCCTGGGCCTCACCCGCTGGCTGGGCGTCTTCGCCATGCTGCTGGTGCTCGGAGCGCTCAGTTGGGTGGCATGGCGCTACGCCATCCAGCCGCACCTGCGGCACCAGGCGACCATCCTCGGCAGCCACGCTGCAGGCAGCCTGACAGGCCGTCGTCCCTGAACCAGCTCCGAAACCACCCCAGCCCAGCCTTTGAGGTAAAATAGATAGGTCGTGCCGATTGTTGCCCCTTGATTACGGTGGGAGCTACGATAAGGGTTACGACGAATCAGCTTCAGCAAGTTACGCACCTCCCGGTGTGTGGAAGTACAGGAGATTTTCTTTGGCGAAACGCGACCGTTTTCTTTTCACGAGTGAATCAGTCACCGAAGGGCACCCCGACAAAATTGCAGACCAGATCTCAGACGCCATTCTCGACGCCTGTCTGGAGCAGGACCCCTATAGCCGCGTAGCCTGCGAAACTCTCACCTGCACCGGCCTCGTCGTCATCGCCGGTGAGATCACCACCAAGGCTTACGTGGACTTCCAGGCTCTCGTGCGCGGCACCGTCTCCGCCATCGGCTACGACAACGCCCTCTACGGCTTCGATTCCAACACCTGCGCGGTCATCTCGACGATCAACAAGCAGTCCCCCGACATCGCGCAGGGCGTCGATACCGGCGGAGCCGGCGACCAGGGCATGATGTTCGGCTACGCGACCAACGAGACGCCTGAGCTGATGCCCACGCCCATCTCGCTGGCCCACAAGCTCACCCACAAGCTCTCCGAGGTCCGCAAGTCGGGTCTTATGAGCTACCTGCGCCCCGACGGCAAGAGCCAGGTCACCGTCGAGTACGACGCGAACCACAAGCCCGTCCGCGTCGATGCCGTCGTCATCTCCACTCAGCACGCCGAGTCGGTGGGCAACGACGAGCTTCGCGCCGACATCCTCAAGCACGTCATCCAGGCTGTGATCCCCGCGGCCCTGCTCGACGAGAACACCAAGTACCACATCAACCCGACCGGACGCTTCGTCATCGGCGGACCGATGGGTGACACCGGCCTCACCGGCCGAAAGATCATCGTCGACACCTACGGCGGCATGGGCCGTCACGGCGGCGGAGCCTTCTCGGGCAAGGATGCGACCAAGGTTGACCGTTCGGCGGCCTACATGGCGCGTTACGTGGCCAAGAACATCGTCGCGGCGGGCCTGGCCCAGCGCTGCGAGGTCCAGCTTGCCTACGCCATCGGCGTCGCCGAGCCGGTCTCGGTTCTGGTCGACACCTTCGGCACCGGCACGGTGGACTCGGTCGAGCTGGAGAAGCTGGTCCGTGCCAACTTCTCCCTGACGCCCAAGGGCATCATGGAAGGACTCGACCTGCGCCGTCCCATCTTCAAGCAGACGGCGGCCTACGGCCACTTCGGCCGCACCGGCGCGGACTTCACCTGGGAGGCGACCGACAAGGCCGCCGCTCTCAAGGCCGGAGCCGAGCAGCTTCTCACCGCAGCC
This is a stretch of genomic DNA from Granulicella sp. WH15. It encodes these proteins:
- the rplM gene encoding 50S ribosomal protein L13; the protein is MSNLNNTTTIPSGKDIQRKWFVIDAAGKTLGRLSTSAASVLSGKLNPLYTPYIDMGDHVIVINAEKIVLTGLKSDSKMYRRYTGFPGGLREESFIKLLARRPEAIVEQAIKGMLPKSKLGRQMATKLKVYKGDKHPHFAQQPQPLEFHASNAPKKTGNASQAMVALEG
- a CDS encoding helix-turn-helix domain-containing protein, which produces MLAMQAERMERFGDELRGERERRGMSIETICAVTKVSQRHLQALEANRFGELPGGVFRKGILRSYLSTLGLDAAGESNWMSRFDDALRSAGLASDPEADWTEFAVNVKRNRQPAASGLGLTRWLGVFAMLLVLGALSWVAWRYAIQPHLRHQATILGSHAAGSLTGRRP
- the metK gene encoding methionine adenosyltransferase; amino-acid sequence: MAKRDRFLFTSESVTEGHPDKIADQISDAILDACLEQDPYSRVACETLTCTGLVVIAGEITTKAYVDFQALVRGTVSAIGYDNALYGFDSNTCAVISTINKQSPDIAQGVDTGGAGDQGMMFGYATNETPELMPTPISLAHKLTHKLSEVRKSGLMSYLRPDGKSQVTVEYDANHKPVRVDAVVISTQHAESVGNDELRADILKHVIQAVIPAALLDENTKYHINPTGRFVIGGPMGDTGLTGRKIIVDTYGGMGRHGGGAFSGKDATKVDRSAAYMARYVAKNIVAAGLAQRCEVQLAYAIGVAEPVSVLVDTFGTGTVDSVELEKLVRANFSLTPKGIMEGLDLRRPIFKQTAAYGHFGRTGADFTWEATDKAAALKAGAEQLLTAAK